CCCGCATCCGCGACCCGCTCGAGGCAGAACCCGAGCCCGGGCTCGCCGACGGCTGGGTCGCGCATCCGCGCCCGATACCAGTCGATCTCGAGCGGCGGCGGGAGCGCGAGCGCGTCCGCTTGCTCGCGGAGCTGCCGCTTATTGGTCAGATCGACCCCTGGCCAAGGCACATCGCCCGCTGTTTGCCCACCCGAATCGGTCGCGGCAGGCGATTCTGCCGGGAGAACCGGTGCCGGCTGCGAGTTGCTGGGCCCGCGCGAGGATGCCTCACGGGGCTGCGAGCGTTCCTCGCGTGAGGCAGTCGGACCGCTCGGTGGCGCAATGGGCTCATCGCGATCGCGCACCAGCAGATAGTCCCCGGCCCGGTATCCCGCCTCGATGCGGTAGCCATCCGGCACCGAGGCCAGCGCCCGCGCGATGACCTCGGGATCACCATCCGACATCACCCGGTGCGGCGCGGCGAGCGCCCCCGTGGCGTCGAAGCCGCCGTCTACCGACCAGATCGCGTAGGCGATGTCGGGATGCAAGCCTCGCTCACGAATCTCGGCGAGTGCCACATCGTGCTCGTCGTCTTCCGTGAACGTCGGCCCGCTCGGCGGCGTTGCGGCAAGAAACTCCGCACTGCTCAGTGTCGACCACCACCCGGCGATCCGGTCGAAGTCGGTCGGGTTCGCCTGATTTGTCATGTCCTCCCCCATTTCAGGTCGGGATGCTCGTGCCTAGTCTCGTGCCGCAACCGATTCGTCGACGGCGCCGTCTCGCCAGCGGTTCAGCACGCCGCGAGGTACTTCCTCGCGCACGAGCGCGAAGCAGTAGTGGTCGCGCCAGTCGCCGTCGATGTGGATGTAGCGATCGCGTTTGCCCTCGTAGCGGAACCCGAGCTTCTCGACGACCCGCAGCGACGGCTTGTTCTCGGGGCGGATGCAGATCTCCATCCGGTGCAACCCGATGGACTTGAAGCAGTAGTCCGTCACGGCGGCGACGGCGATCGGGGTATACCCGTGACCTGCCGCGGACTGCGCGACCCAGTAGCCGAGCGAGGCCGACGACACCGCGCCGTACTGGATATTTGACACCGTGAGCTGCCCGACGATTGCCCCATCGACCTCGAGGACGAACGGCATCGTCACCCGGCTGCTCGCCTGATCGAGCAACGAGCGGATCGAGCCGCGCACATTCCACCGCCCCGCCGCGCCGGGAAGGGTCGCTTCCCAGGGTTGCAGCCAGGGGCGGTTCTCGAGAAGCACGCGTTCAAGTTCGCGGGCATCCCTGGTGCGGATGCTCCGGATGCGCAGTTCGCCGTCGTCAATGGTGGGCACAAACGGTGCCCCACTCGCCAACATCAGTTCTATTACTGGTCCTTCGTGAGCGTCTTCGCGTACTCCAGAATCCATTCGCTCACCTGCTCACCGATCTCGGGGTGGGCAACCCCGAGCTCCACGTTCGCCTTAAGGTAATCGAGCTTATTTCCCGTGTCGTAACGACGACCGCGGAACACGACCGCGATCACCCCACCGAGCTCTTCCCGGCGCGCCGCAAGCTC
This DNA window, taken from Gulosibacter molinativorax, encodes the following:
- a CDS encoding GNAT family N-acetyltransferase: MLASGAPFVPTIDDGELRIRSIRTRDARELERVLLENRPWLQPWEATLPGAAGRWNVRGSIRSLLDQASSRVTMPFVLEVDGAIVGQLTVSNIQYGAVSSASLGYWVAQSAAGHGYTPIAVAAVTDYCFKSIGLHRMEICIRPENKPSLRVVEKLGFRYEGKRDRYIHIDGDWRDHYCFALVREEVPRGVLNRWRDGAVDESVAARD